A window of Apium graveolens cultivar Ventura chromosome 8, ASM990537v1, whole genome shotgun sequence contains these coding sequences:
- the LOC141678664 gene encoding zinc-finger homeodomain protein 2-like: MEISLKHTNKTSDSETTNNNITHHPKPQSLIPSSFNNNKHHQLTYKECLKNHAASIGGHALDGCGEFMPTTDSNSLKCAVCDCHRNFHRQEPDDQCFTTPHFLTFHHHQLPSFSHHSPPHMLARDERKHHAVVTPATPSAENVSTRKRFRTKFSQQQKDKMHIFSEKIGWRMQKSDQVIVEEFCKEIGVGKSVLKIWMHNNKTTLGKREISNTAAPANNNIVSTQNNIGLSSRE; this comes from the coding sequence ATGGAAATCAGTCTTAAACATACCAACAAAACATCTGATTCAGAAACTACCAACAACAACATTACTCATCACCCAAAACCCCAAAGCCTGATTCCCTCATCATTTAACAACAACAAACACCATCAACTCACATACAAAGAATGCCTCAAGAACCATGCAGCCTCTATAGGCGGCCATGCCTTGGACGGTTGTGGAGAGTTCATGCCTACCACCGACTCCAACTCACTTAAATGTGCTGTTTGTGACTGCCACCGCAACTTCCACCGCCAAGAACCCGATGACCAATGCTTTACAACCCCGCATTTTCTTACCTTCCACCACCACCAACTTCCGTCATTCAGCCACCACTCTCCACCACACATGTTGGCACGAGATGAGCGTAAGCACCATGCTGTTGTAACTCCGGCAACTCCTTCAGCGGAGAATGTAAGCACGAGAAAGAGGTTTAGGACCAAATTTAGTCAACAACAGAAGGACAAGATGCATATATTCTCCGAAAAGATAGGATGGAGAATGCAAAAGAGTGATCAAGTCATTGTTGAAGAGTTCTGCAAGGAGATTGGAGTTGGTAAAAGTGTACTTAAAATTTGGATGCACAACAACAAAACCACTCTTGGTAAAAGAGAAATTTCTAACACTGCTGCTCCTGCAAACAACAATATTGTTTCAACCCAGAATAATATTGGGTTGTCTTCAAGAGAATGA